The segment TGCGGCCGTTGACCGCGTCTTCGATCCTGATACCCGGAAAATAGTTACGCAGGCAATTTTTAATCAGGTCACGAATAAACGACGCGTCATCCACCACCAGCACACTCACCTTGCTCATCGACTGCTCCTTGGATATGAACGCCCAAAAACCAAAACGCCCGGCAATGAGCCGGGCGCTTTTTAGATCAGGCTGTCTTATTTATCGTCAGGCGGCGGCGCAACATTAGCGCTATCCGCGCCGGTGCCCTGAACTTCTTCGCGCATGCGCTTGAGGCCCATGTGCCGCACGTCAGTACCGCGCACCAGATAAATCACCAGTTCCGAGATATTGCGGGCGTGATCACCGATACGCTCCAGCGAACGCAGCACCCAGATGATGCTCAGCACGCGCGAGATCGAGCGCGGGTCTTCCATCATGTAAGTGGCCAGCTCACGCAGCGCGGTCTTGTATTCGCGGTCGATGATTTTGTCGTACTGGGCCACCGACAGGGCGAGGTCGGCATCGAAACGGGCAAAGGCGTCCAGTGCATCGCGCACCATGTTGCGCACCTGATCGCCGATGTGACGCACTTCAACATAACCCCGCGGCGCCTCACCCTCTTCGCACAACTGGATGGCCCGGCGCGCGATTTTGGTCGCTTCGTCACCGATGCGCTCAAGGTCGATCACCGACTTGGAGATGCTGATGATCAGACGCAAGTCAGAGGCCGCAGGCTGACGACGGGCCAGAATGCGCAGGCATTCCTCGTCGATGTTGCGCTCCATCTGGTTGATCTGTTCATCAATCTCGCGCACCTGTTGGGCCAGGCCCGAGTCGGCCTCGATCAACGCGGTCACCGCATCATTGACCTGCTTCTCGACCAGGCCGCCCATCGCCAGCAGGTGGCTGCGCACGTCTTCGAGTTCCGCGTTGAACTGCGCGGAAATGTGATGGGTGAGGCCATCCTTTGAAATCATGGTTCTGCTCCGCAAAAGCTGTGAGCTGCGCGCTGTAAGCGGCTAGCCGAATTGTCGATACGTCGAACGGTCACTGCCGCTCAAACTAGCCATAGCGCCCGGTGATGTAGTCTTCGGTCTGCTTCTTGGCCGGGTTGGTGAACAGCGTGTCGGTGTCGCCGTACTCAACCATTTTGCCCATGTACATGAACGCCGTGTAGTCCGAAACACGAGCCGCCTGTTGCATGTTGTGGGTCACGATCACGATGGTGAACTTGGACTTGAGCTCATAGATCAGCTCTTCGACCTTCAATGTCGAGATCGGATCGAGTGCCGAGCAAGGCTCATCGAGCAGCAACACTTCGGGTTCTACCGCGATGGTGCGGGCAATCACCAGACGCTGTTGCTGACCACCGGACAGGCCCAGTGCCGATTCGTGCAGGCGGTCCTTGACCTCATCCCACAACGCCGCGCCCTTGAGTGCCCATTCAACCGCTTCGTCCAGAACGCGCTTTTTGTTGATGCCCTGAATCCGCAGGCCGTAGACCACGTTCTCGTAAATGGTCTTGGGGAACGGGTTAGGCTTCTGGAACACCATACCGACGCGACGGCGCAGCTCAGCGACGTCCTCGCCCTTGCGGTAGATGTTGTTGCCGTACAGGTTGATCTCGCCTTCTACGCGGCAACCGTCTACCAGATCGTTCATGCGGTTGAAGGTACGCAGCAGCGTAGACTTGCCACAGCCCGATGGACCGATAAACGCCGTGACCCGTTGCTTCGGAATATTCAGGGACACGTCGTACAGCGCTTGTTTTTCGCCGTAGTAAAGATTCAGGCCCGGCACTTCAATGGCGACTTCTTCGTTGTCCAGGTTCAAGCTTTGTTTGGTGCGACCCAAGGCTGACATGTTGATGCCGTGGGCTGAGGATTCATGCTGCATGGGTTACTCCATACGCTAAAAATTCGTTCCGGTTTTCAGTCACCGGGTTTCTTCTGTGGGAGCAGGCTTGCTCGCGATTCAGGCACCTCGGTTTCACGTTGAAACCTTACCGATACCATCGCGGGCAAGCCCGCCCCCACAGGTCATGTGTCTATCAGCTATCCAGCGCCTTGTACTTCTCGCGCAGGTGGTTACGAATCCACACCGCCGACAGGTTCAGGGTCGCGATGACCAGCACCAGCAGCAGCGCCGTGGCATAGACCAGCGGGCGTGCAGCTTCGACGTTCGGGCTCTGGAAGCCGACGTCATAAATATGGAAGCCCAAGTGCATGATCTTCTGGTCAAGGTGCAAGTACGGGTAGTTGCCGTCCAGCGGCAGCGACGGCGCCAGCTTGACCACGCCCACCAGCATCAGCGGTGCCACTTCACCGGCCGCACGGGCCACGGCGAGGATCATGCCGGTCATCATGGCCGGACTGGCCATCGGCAGCACGATCTTCCAGAGCGTTTCGGATTTGGTCGCACCCAACGCCAGCGAGCCTTCGCGAACGGTACGCGGAATGCGCGCCAGCCCTTCCTCAGTGGCCACGATCACTACCGGCACCGCCAGCAGCGCCAGCGTCAGTGAAGCCCACATCAAGCCCGGCGTACCAAAGGTCGGCGCAGGCAATGCTTCAGCGAAGAACAAGCGGTCTACCGAACCA is part of the Pseudomonas sp. ML2-2023-3 genome and harbors:
- the phoU gene encoding phosphate signaling complex protein PhoU, whose amino-acid sequence is MISKDGLTHHISAQFNAELEDVRSHLLAMGGLVEKQVNDAVTALIEADSGLAQQVREIDEQINQMERNIDEECLRILARRQPAASDLRLIISISKSVIDLERIGDEATKIARRAIQLCEEGEAPRGYVEVRHIGDQVRNMVRDALDAFARFDADLALSVAQYDKIIDREYKTALRELATYMMEDPRSISRVLSIIWVLRSLERIGDHARNISELVIYLVRGTDVRHMGLKRMREEVQGTGADSANVAPPPDDK
- the pstB gene encoding phosphate ABC transporter ATP-binding protein PstB, producing the protein MQHESSAHGINMSALGRTKQSLNLDNEEVAIEVPGLNLYYGEKQALYDVSLNIPKQRVTAFIGPSGCGKSTLLRTFNRMNDLVDGCRVEGEINLYGNNIYRKGEDVAELRRRVGMVFQKPNPFPKTIYENVVYGLRIQGINKKRVLDEAVEWALKGAALWDEVKDRLHESALGLSGGQQQRLVIARTIAVEPEVLLLDEPCSALDPISTLKVEELIYELKSKFTIVIVTHNMQQAARVSDYTAFMYMGKMVEYGDTDTLFTNPAKKQTEDYITGRYG